A window of Zalophus californianus isolate mZalCal1 chromosome 17, mZalCal1.pri.v2, whole genome shotgun sequence genomic DNA:
GAACAAAAGCTGTTTGGGTTCTCTCAGCTCAGGTGCTAGACAACTGAATGATCTGGTTGGACTCTAATCACAGTAGATACGCTAAGGCTATATAGGAATTTTATTGTTCTTGCATCTTTCTTGAAAGTTGAGAATACATTGAAAATATAAGCTTTAAAACTCTCAAAACATTACAAGTTTAAAAATGTAGTGgcaataagtgaaaccgtatgataattgtctttctcagcttgacttatttcacttagcataaacccctccaatcccatccatgtcgatgcaagtggtgggtactcatcctttctgatggctgagtaatattccattgtatatatggaccacatcttctttatccatttgtctcttgaagggcatcttggcttcttccagtttggctattgtggacattgctgctatgaacattgggacatgaggaatagcagggaggacatcagaagcaggaagggaaaaatgaaggggggtgggaatcggagggggagacgaaccgtgagagactatggactctggggaaacaaactgagggtttcagaggggagggggtggggggatgggttagcctggtgatgggtattaaggagggcacgtactgcaatgagcactgggtgttatacgcaaacaatgaatcatggaacactacatcaaaaactaatgaaatactgtatggtgactaataaaAAATCAGatcatatttatacatatatgagaATATTCTACATATAGATCACAATACACTTATAGGTATGAATATGATCTGGTTACCTTTAAAGGGGGCATTAGAGATTTACGTGTATATGTATCTCCTACAAAACCTTATGTCTCTGGCCACTTTTCTATGTAtatcctgggtatttaccaatgTTAGTaaccataaatttattttttcattgcattctgcataatattccactgaatgGATAAGTCCTAAATTGTTTTGTCAATCTAACGGATGAATGCAAATTGTGCCATTACCAACAATGAAacaatgaacatcttttcatgtggatCTGTAAATAGGTTTCATGCCCTATGGTGAGATAAGATTATTAGATTTAGCTTTAagctttagatttattttttattttattttttaaagattttattcatttgacagagacagccagagagggaacacaagcagggggagtgggagagggagaagcaggtttcctgcagagcagggagcctgatgtggggcttgatcccaggaccctgggatcatgacctaagctgaaggcagatgcttgcaCCCCAAACTTTAGATTTAGATTAGATTTAGCATTAAGGACTATTTATTTGTGCaattttattgtctcacagtcttACTGTTTTGGTAAACAGTAATGTCACTGtagataatttttcaaaaagctaaAACCACCCTAAGCCTCTCTGCCAGAGTAAACCAGGTAGCATGTCCATGAACGTCCCTCTACATATTACCTCCTTGTATGTAAGCACATCTGTAGGTATACATATTATTACTTGGGCCACACATACTGGGAAGGCTCTAATGTAGCTTTCTCATGAATGATGGTTCTCTGTCCTTACAGaccatgtcctttttttttgtgtgtgtggctgtgtattagaatatatttattcCACTACTTTGCTAAtacttatttcctttaaaaaaatcagtataaacaTCCTTGTGTACACTCTCACTTTTGCTATAATCTCCTAAGCAAAGCATCTAGTGCTAGGATTGCCAGGTCAAAGggtattttgatatatattgacCAGTTAATGTCCACTCCTGACAAGAGGTATTGAACACAGAATGCCCTGTAAACAGTAATCCACCTAAATTgttacatttaatgaaatttcaataaaaaccCAACTGGTTTCTTGCTCTGCCttccatggggggtgggggagaggtggggatggggtgtgACAAAATTAATCTGCCAAAGCCCCTGCCTACACAGGTCTGGATGAAGGACTGTGCATAGGGAAGGCAATCTGACCTAAGCATGAAGGGAAATAATGAGAAGAAACCAATTACTAACAATTCAAGTTTACTAAAAAACTTCTTGTCATTAGTAACTACTTTTAACACTTTCAAAGAGTAACAGTGAAATCCTACCTTAATGAATTAGGGTCCAAAATTTCCAGGCATATAAATTGTAGTATGTTATTAGTTAAAAACAGTATTATCAGTCTATAAAATACAAACTAATGATACTAAATATTACACTGTACACAAGGGCTGACATACTACAAAGAACCAGGGCTGGATGGAGGATGGGGGCCATTCACAAATTTCATCCAAATTTGCCTTACTGTGGATGACAGCATGACATGATTTTCTGTACTTGAACGTTTCCTGAAATCTCATTAAGGCTACTTGCAGGATTCCTTTTGAGTATGTTATTATGAAATCTGGGTAGGGGagtacaatttttaaatacttgtccTAATGATAGATTTTCTCCCTTTATTCAGTAATTGCTGGGCATCTATTAGGAGCCAAGCACACTTCTACATGGTAGAGATAAAGCAGTGAAAAACATCCCTCCCTACATGGAGGTTACATTGCCGTTGCCGTTAATTTTACTTGTCCCTCATGATACTTTCATTAAAGTTCTGCCCCTAATCTTCATTTATAAGGCCTCTTTCCTGGGTAGACTCAGAtgaattttgaaattcttttgcGTTGCATCCTGAAAATTGGGACATTCAGAACTCAAACATTGACTGTATTTATAGGTTTTCTCTCTGTGAAATCTGATGTTTGTAAAGAATTTATCTCCCGAGTCCTTAAAACAGCACTTTACAGAGCTTACTTGCATGTGAAGATTCCTTGAGGCTTCTGAATTCTGAAGGAACTTCCCACAATTCCCAGCATCGATTTTCCAGTAGAGAGGAGGATGTGAACTTTGAAGGCTACACCACACCTCACATGTCTACAGATTTCCTCCAGTGTGGACTCTCTGATGGTATACAAGATGTGATCTCTGGCTGAAGCCTTTGCAACAGACATCACATATGTATGGCCTTTCCCCAGTGTGGACCCTCTGATGTGTGTGAAAATGCGAGGCCTGACTGAAGCCTTTACCACACTGCTGACATgtatagggtttctctcctgtgtgaactctctgatgagcactgagcccaGCACTCCAACTAAATTCTTTCCCACACTCCTCACATTTAaatggtttctctccagtgtgaattaTCTGATGGACTTGAAGATTTGACCTCTGGCTGAAGGCCTTACCACACGTATCACATttatatggtttctctccagtgtggactCTCTGATGGGCTTGAAGATGTGAGGCCTGGCTGAATCGCTTCTGACACGCTTCACACTTGAATggcttctccccagtgtggaCACTCTGATGAGCTTGAAGATTTGAGGCCTGACTGAAGCCCTTCCCACACTCTTCacatttataaggtttctctcctgtgtgaacCCTCTGATGATTGTGAAGATTCAAGCTCCAATTGAAGCGCTTCCCACACACCTCACATTTGTatggtttttctccagtgtggaCCCTCTGGTGGGCTTGAAAATATGAACTTTGACTGAAGCCTTTACCACACACATTGCAGCGAaatggtttctctcctgtgtgaactCTCTGATGGCTCTGAAAACTTGAGGCTGAACTAAAACCCTTCCCACACTCTTCACACTTATACGGTTTCTCCCCGGTGTGGACTCGTTGGTGGCTGTGAAGGTTAAAGCTCAAACTGAAGCACTTCCCACATTCATCACACTTGTATGGTTTCTCTTCAGTGTGGACTCTTTGATGGGTATGAAGATTTGAGCTACAACTAAAGCGTTTACCACAATCTCCACATTTgtatggtttctctccagtgtggattctCTCGTGGGCCTGAAGATGTGATCTCTGAGTGAAGCCCTTCCCGCATACCtcacatttgtaaggtttctctccagtgtgaactctGCAATGAATATTCAGATCAGTGCTACGACTGAAGCCCTTCCCACAACTTTCACATCggtagggtttctctcctgtgtggatAGGCAAATGGGCATAAAGATGTGAGGTCTGATTAAAGCTCTTACCACACTCAAGGCACGAATagggcttctcccctgtgtgGACTCTCTGGTGAGTTTGCAGGTTTGAGCTCTGGCTGAAACCCTTCCCACACTCATGACACCAATAGCGTTTCTTTCCTGTGTAAACACTTTGCTGAATGGGAACAGCTGAGCTATAACTGGTGTCCTTCTCATGTGCACTGTAAGGGGAGGACTTCTTTCCCGAGTGTACCTGTTGATGAAGTTCAAGACTGGGGCCATCACTGAATGCTTTCTCACATTCACTACAGTGGTAGGTCTGCTGGATAAGAGGGGACACCTTACCACAGTCATTATTGTGAGCTTTGTCTCTCTTGTGCACTGTATCGTCATCATGGTGGTGTGAAATACAACTGAAAATGTTAACGTATGGAGCAAATATACATAATTGGCTTTTCATCTGAGTCTTACAACTTCTCTGGTAATTCTGTGTTTCACTTAGATATATTTTACTCCAAGAATTATGAGCTATCCCAGCCAGAAATTCTTGCTTTTCAATAATCTTGGAATGATCCTCTAGAAGATTCATGATACAGCTGTCCTCCACAGAAGCCTGAATACATATTCCTGCTCCCACTTGACAGGGGGAATCACACTGGTCAGGGAACTGAGAACTCTTTCCTTGAATATTTATCACAGAGTCttgatttttgtttaatttgctcACAACACGTCTCTTGATTTGCCAACATGAAAGCTCTCCCAACGAAAGGCACCTTATTCCTGCTTCATGAAGAGTCTCCACCTCATTTTGATTCCTACCTCCTGAAAGAATAAGGATAAAGAATTAGGGACAGAAAGAGTGACATCAGCAAGTTGGTAAACAGAAACTCCAAGCCCTTGTTccccaaagaaaacatttaaaaaaaaaaaaggctagctGAAAAAGATCTATAGCAAACAAGGGACCATCcagtagaaaaaaatacacttaaaatgggaGGAAATTTGGGATCAGCCCAAAGTGAGGGTTTaaggtcttctcaggtctttaCTGAGTATGTCTTACCTTGGGGCTGTGTGGGCTTTTCCTCATTCTCCATATGCAGCTACTTTTAAATGTAGTGGCAGTTTTACTTATGGTAAGGTACAGTCTGAAGGATGCAGGAGCCCACCTCGCAATTCCCTACTTCAAActgggcagagcagagcagaCTTTATTTGCATTGGTCTAACCTGTTTGGGGGCTGCTGGAGGGACCAGTGTCGATTCTGTCTGACTAGGAGACAGGGCCTCGGGGGAGCTGCAGGGGGATTACAGACCTGCAGAAGGCTGGGGAGAATGATTACATGTGAAGGAATGCAAAAGAACACCTATGTCCCCATAAAGCTAGGGTGACAATCTTTGGGAGGTTCAGACACTTAAAAGCATCTTTGTATATGATAGAgttgagaaacacacacacacataagccCAGGCAAGACACAGGCTCAGAACATTCCTGAGAAGACCTTAAGCCCTCACCATGGGGAGACCCCGGGGTTCACAACACACCCTGCACATTAGTGAAGGTCTTCCCTGAAAAAAAGAGCTGTTTTCAAaagcataccaaaaaaaaaaaaaaaagaaaaagaaaaacaggaaaaatgccTATTTGGAGGAATAAAGTGGCAGCAACGAATAGTCTGTGACGGGTATCAGCAGTGTCAGACAAGGTCTTTAGAACTGTCTGAAATACACTCAAAGAGCTAAACGAGAGAGCAATGTAAGCAGGAAGGCAGAATGGGATGGTCCAGCCCTCGGTACCACACAGGAGCAACAGATAAACAACACCACACAGACAACAATGACTTTGTGAGAACTCTGAAAACCAGTTAAGGTGCAGCAATAATACAATGTTTAACCAAGTAAAAGATGTACTCAAAGCTCTACAAAATTtcccaagtttttctttaaattttttattgttaatcaccatacattacatcattagtttttttatgtagtgttccatgattcattgtgcataacacccagtgctccatgcagaacgtgccctctttagtacccatcaccaagctaacccatacccccaccccctcccctctagaaccctgtttgtttttcagagtccatcgtctctcatggtttgtctctccctccaatttaccccccttcattcttcccctcctgctatctttttttttcttaacatatattatattatttgtttcagaagtacagatctgtgattcaacagtcttgcacaattcacagcactcaccacggcacataccctccccaatgtctatcacccagccacccaatccctcccacccccgaccactccagcaaccctcagtttgttccctgagattaagaaatcctcgtgaggtcatatgatacatgtctttctctgattgacttatttcactcagcataacaccctccagttccatccacgttgcaaatggcaagatctcattccttttgatggctgcataatattccattgcatgtatataccacatcttctttatccattcatctgtcgatggacatgttgactctttccacagtttggctattgtggacattgctgctataaacatcggggtgcacgtaccccttcggatccctacatttgtatctttggggtaaatacccagtagtgcaattgctggatcgtatggtagctct
This region includes:
- the ZNF235 gene encoding zinc finger protein 235, producing MTKFQETVTFKDVAVVFSEEELGLLDSTQKKLYRDVMLENFRNLVSVGHSSSKPDMISQLEREEKLCIKEIHTERGGRNQNEVETLHEAGIRCLSLGELSCWQIKRRVVSKLNKNQDSVINIQGKSSQFPDQCDSPCQVGAGICIQASVEDSCIMNLLEDHSKIIEKQEFLAGIAHNSWSKIYLSETQNYQRSCKTQMKSQLCIFAPYVNIFSCISHHHDDDTVHKRDKAHNNDCGKVSPLIQQTYHCSECEKAFSDGPSLELHQQVHSGKKSSPYSAHEKDTSYSSAVPIQQSVYTGKKRYWCHECGKGFSQSSNLQTHQRVHTGEKPYSCLECGKSFNQTSHLYAHLPIHTGEKPYRCESCGKGFSRSTDLNIHCRVHTGEKPYKCEVCGKGFTQRSHLQAHERIHTGEKPYKCGDCGKRFSCSSNLHTHQRVHTEEKPYKCDECGKCFSLSFNLHSHQRVHTGEKPYKCEECGKGFSSASSFQSHQRVHTGEKPFRCNVCGKGFSQSSYFQAHQRVHTGEKPYKCEVCGKRFNWSLNLHNHQRVHTGEKPYKCEECGKGFSQASNLQAHQSVHTGEKPFKCEACQKRFSQASHLQAHQRVHTGEKPYKCDTCGKAFSQRSNLQVHQIIHTGEKPFKCEECGKEFSWSAGLSAHQRVHTGEKPYTCQQCGKGFSQASHFHTHQRVHTGERPYICDVCCKGFSQRSHLVYHQRVHTGGNL